One region of Purpureocillium takamizusanense chromosome 4, complete sequence genomic DNA includes:
- a CDS encoding uncharacterized protein (SECRETED:SignalP(1-20~SECRETED:cutsite=ALA-WP~SECRETED:prob=0.8368)): MKIRASTLAAAACLAGTALAWPMRHQQHQQQQGTQVAPPSTVHDLFEAEKTNALANQARDGPGVNNTTAPAGNSSTTTTTTTTTTTEDTPGGGAFKETTTTTTNGNGNGTTSQVQPYNATADPARAAAAPPPSGQQKGHDAKQQFADGLLGGARHLRRAESDEKGDVRKRDDGIEDEGDEAPMGDMSTMKDMSPETEAAAKPMAGSDGMTGMMAKGHGDMDKRMDSSSSPPPGMNGHGSEETSSDTVLERRLEHSDADNKMTGNHDIAHQMAAMSNAQSPAGGMKSTSPSSSPPSSEPQGKKEGIIMPTNVTKVDNNWSPSSPSTVAEAPPRVLLKAPTKQQPSLRPLSKREIGVLERFATYVRDLMDAGDETSAKPAASNSTGGGVMGRAVAAGGGGGGGGNLTNTTAAAEGTERDDRMDKVREAILERLAQGMDEERQQSGEGPEKEEQEEKKKKKKKKDKMIERRQDVSMNGMDGGGDGGDDGGDDDS, from the exons ATGAAAATCCGCGCGTCCAcgctcgccgctgctgcctgcctggccggcacggcgctcgcctggccgatgaggcatcagcagcatcagcagcagcagggcacCCAGGTGGCACCGCCTTCGACCGTGCACGACCTCTTTGAGGCGGAGAAGACCAACGCTTTGGCGAACCAGGCGAGGGACGGCCCTGGCGTCAACaacacgacggcgccggctgggaactcgtcgacgacgaccaccaccaccaccactacgaCGACCGAGGACactcccggcggcggcgcgttcaaggagacgacgacgacgacgaccaacgGCAATGGCAATGGCACCACGTCGCAGGTGCAGCCGTACAACGCGACGGCGGAtccggccagggcggcagcggcgccaccccCCAGCGGGCAGCAGAAGGGCCACGACGCGAAGCAGCAGTTCGCGGATGGtttgctcggcggcgcgcggcacTTGCGCAGGGCTGAGTCTGATGAGAAGGGCGACGTTAGGAAGAGGGATGACGGAATAGAGGATGAAGGTGATGAGGCGCCGATGGGCGACATGTCGACGATGAAAGACATGAGTCCCGAAACGGAGGCTGCTGCGAAGCCCATGGCCGGCTCAGATGGCATGACGGGCATGATGGCGAAGGGCCACGGTGACATGGACAAGCGCATGgattcttcttcttctcctccccccgGCATGAACGGACATGGATCGGAAGAGACCAGCAGTGACACCGTCCTGGAGAGGCGCCTCGAGCACTCGGATGCGGACAACAAAATGACGGGCAACCACGATATCGCACACCAGATGGCCGCCATGTCCAACGCTCAAAGCCCCGCCGGAGGGATGAAGTCAACCTCTCCTTCGTCTTCACCCCCTTCTTCAGAGCCTCAAGGCAAGAAGGAGGGCATCATCATGCCCACCAACGTCACCAAAGTCGACAACAactggtcgccgtcgtcgccgtcgaccgtGGCGGAAGCCCCTCCCCGGGTGCTGCTCAAGGCGCCGACCAAGCAGCAGCCGAGCCTCCGGCCGCTCAGCAAGCGCGAGATCGGCGTGCTGGAGCGCTTTGCAACCTACGTGCGGGACCTcatggacgcgggcgacgagacgagcgcGAAGCCGGCAGCGTCCaacagcaccggcggcggcgtgatgggcagggcggtggccgcgggtggtggtggtggtggcggcggcaacttGACGAAtacgaccgcggcggcggagggcaccgagcgcgacgacagAATGGACAAGGTTCGTGAGGCGATCCTGGAGAGGCTGGCGCAGGggatggacgaggagcggcagcagtcAGGGGAAGGCCCTGAGAAGGAGGAacaggaggagaagaagaagaagaagaagaagaaggacaagatGATTGAGCGACGTCAGGACGTGTCTATGaatgggatggatggtggcggcgacggcggcgatgacggcggcgatgacgac TCCTAA
- a CDS encoding Beta-mannosidase (EggNog:ENOG503NXVI~TransMembrane:4 (i42-64o84-104i116-136o156-176i)~COG:G): MGCRFIHQHHPPPPPIPTIMPSSSSLPSPPPPPNTTSVVPRAYVLFFLYLDPLTALYGAWLHLADPSAAATAMAPRAAHDPAQAFVYRQAGGLALAVAALAAAVPRLSTDLRVWRALQAALLLADAVALSGAYEALRVGGRLTPAPASWTDDDVAVVGSYVGITLVRALFVLGVGFGETKVPGEKGEVKTAEGGVGR; the protein is encoded by the exons ATGGGTTGCAGGTTTA TCCATCAGcatcacccaccaccaccacccatccCCACCATCAtgccttcatcatcatcactaccatcaccaccaccaccacccaacACCACGTCCGTCGTCCCCCGCGCCTAcgtcctcttcttcctctacCTCGACCCCCTCACGGCCCTCTACGGCGCGTGGCTGCACCTCGCGgacccctccgccgccgccacggccatggcgccgcgcgccgcgcacgACCCCGCGCAGGCCTTCGTGTaccggcaggcgggcgggctggcgctcgccgtcgccgcgctggcggccgcggtgccGCGCCTGTCGACGGACCTGCGCGTGTGgcgcgcgctgcaggccgcgctgctgctcgccgacgcggtcgCCCTGAGCGGCGCGtacgaggcgctgcgcgtgggcgggcggctgaccccggcgccggcgtcgtggaccgacgacgacgtggccgtgGTGGGCTCGTACGTGGGAATCACGCTGGTGAGGGCGCTGTTTGTGCTGGGGGTTGGGTTTGGTGAGACGAAGGTTCctggggagaagggggaggtGAAGACGGCAGAAGGGggcgtaggtaggtag
- a CDS encoding uncharacterized protein (EggNog:ENOG503P410), giving the protein MPASPSAASPHSSSRHNPPSSITSSSRPANPSDHRRDSFPFSFTRPFRANPSSTSLVPSTAEGRPIPVDDSTAENRTSALREINSHYPSRHRYAKSTGAQSSTYSEPVIVRSYHPPAPSRPAASTRSGGIFQGGAVSGSDAGRTGSGLGRGLPFASKVASAGNGMLSTMARARTKRSPGDVHRETRLPPVEAFSFKSFMANLESQTGSTADINADLDRIAEICARSRYSLSNQYEVHYAPHGSGTAFLAASQQNQEPPGPTLQVVSSDDERNMGRQRKRRQAGRRNSRAMGTLETIMSSSRSSDEDKTKKKSASELAEEVRGRAVRKESEHSSPSASSQGSSDGGDARDGEAPSKHHARRPSGSLALIDGSKQNVTTTTDGSNARTSASGLLSELALPQASTSQLELRTASEQQPQTAPTSKHKTSPAPPTEGHAPLAKGSMSSTQVEGTGSGIMAALSGWMAWGQTGKQEGRAEGSLRHLLKTTDFKNKGANKAA; this is encoded by the coding sequence atgcccgcctcACCTTCCGCCGCCTCACCTCACTCCAGCTCTCGCCACAacccgccctcctccattACCTCGTCCTCTCGCCCCGCCAATCCTTCCGACCATCGTCGCGACTccttccccttctccttcACGAGGCCCTTCCGAGCCaacccgtcgtcgacaagtcTCGTGCCCTCGACCGCCGAAGGGAGACCcatccccgtcgacgactccaCGGCGGAGAACCGCACCTCGGCTCTCCGTGAGATCAACAGCCACTACCCCAGCCGACACCGATACGCCAAGTCGACCGGCGCCCAGAGCAGCACGTACTCGGAGCCCGTCATCGTGCGCAGCTACCACCCACCAGCCCCGagccggcccgccgcgtcgacgagatcgGGCGGCATCTTCCAGGGTGGGGCCGTGTCCGGGTCAGACGCGGGCAGAACTGGATCAGGCCTCGGCCGAGGGCTCCCGTTTGCCAGCAAGGTCGCCTCCGCGGGGAATGGAATGCTAAGTACAATGGCACGAGCACGTACCAAACGGTCCCCGGGGGACGTGCATAGAGAAACGCGGCTCCCGCCCGTGGAGGCGTTTAGTTTCAAGAGCTTCATGGCCAACTTGGAGTCGCAAacgggcagcaccgccgaTATCAACGCCGACCTGgaccgcatcgccgagaTATGTGCGCGGTCGAGGTACTCACTCAGCAACCAGTACGAGGTCCACTACGCGCCGCACGGGTCCGGCACGGCGTTTCTCGCAGCGTCGCAGCAGAACCAGgagccgccggggccgacaCTGCAAGTTGTGTCGTCTGATGACGAGAGGAATATGGGAaggcagaggaagagaagaCAAGCCGGCAGAAGGAACAGTCGCGCCATGGGCACCCTCGAGACCATCATGTCGTCTAGCCGGTCCTCTGACGAAGACAAGACCAAGAAGAAGTCTGCTTcggagctcgccgaggaagtCCGCGGACGGGCAGTGCGAAAGGAATCTGAGCACTCGTcaccctcggcgtcgtcgcaggGTTCGTCGGATGGTGGCGACGCTCGAGACGGCGAAGCGCCGTCTAAGCATCATGCAAGACGGCCATCTGGATCGTTGGCGCTTATTGATGGTTCAAAGCAGAAtgtgacgacgacgacggacgggtcAAACGCACGAACATCAGCGTCAGGGCTCCTGAGCGAGCTGGCATTGCCTCAGGCTTCAACCAGCCAGCTGGAGCTGCGGACGGCGTCAGAGCAGCAACCGCAGACGGCACCAACAAGCAAGCATAAAActtcgcccgcgccgcccacggaaGGCCATGCGCCTCTGGCAAAGGGatccatgtcgtcgacgcaggTGGAAGGCACGGGGAGCGGCATCATGGCAGCTTTGAGCGGCTGGATGGCGTGGGGACAGACGGGCAAGCAAGAGGGCCGGGCGGAAGGTAGCTTGCGGCACCTGTTGAAGACGACTGATTTCAAGAACAAGGGCGCCAACAAGGCGGCATGA